In a genomic window of Pseudomonas mohnii:
- a CDS encoding antibiotic biosynthesis monooxygenase family protein, which produces MIANTPPAPYFAVIFTSLRTEGDQGYAEAAERMVELARQQPGFLGVESARGDDGLGITVSYWASEAAILAWKQHPEHSAIRERGRTTWYAHCHTRVCRVERAYEFER; this is translated from the coding sequence ATGATCGCCAACACCCCGCCAGCCCCTTACTTCGCCGTGATTTTCACCTCGCTGCGCACCGAGGGTGACCAGGGTTACGCCGAAGCGGCCGAGCGCATGGTCGAGCTGGCCCGCCAACAGCCGGGGTTCCTCGGGGTGGAGTCGGCACGAGGCGATGACGGGCTGGGGATTACCGTGTCGTACTGGGCCAGTGAGGCGGCGATCCTGGCGTGGAAACAGCATCCTGAGCACAGCGCGATTCGGGAACGGGGGCGCACGACCTGGTATGCGCATTGCCATACGCGGGTATGCCGGGTTGAGCGGGCTTATGAGTTCGAACGGTAA
- a CDS encoding DUF2025 family protein — protein sequence MRITSQLICQAADQLKGFVGLNRKTGRYIVRFSEDAFGMDVADDGIIPASEFVWAPGHEQTMTLKRELIQLLLDQNIDDRINITEPLRVYMQRQEVPEILAVRQWVQG from the coding sequence ATGCGCATCACTTCCCAGCTCATCTGCCAGGCCGCCGACCAACTCAAAGGTTTCGTCGGGCTCAATCGCAAGACCGGCCGTTACATCGTGCGCTTCAGTGAAGACGCTTTCGGCATGGACGTGGCCGATGACGGCATCATTCCCGCCAGCGAATTCGTCTGGGCGCCCGGCCACGAGCAGACCATGACCCTCAAGCGCGAGCTGATTCAATTGCTGCTGGATCAGAACATCGATGACCGGATCAACATCACCGAGCCGTTGCGGGTGTACATGCAGCGCCAGGAAGTGCCGGAGATTCTGGCGGTGAGGCAATGGGTGCAGGGTTGA
- a CDS encoding DUF1003 domain-containing protein, protein MSTTPNNKPAAPVDHLRFHRPHAHLAPTFGDDKFALRAEAFARFFGTPTFLGAQTLIVAVWIALNISGVTHFDVYPFILLNLAFSLQAAYAAPLILLAQTRQAARDKAQSDADAQHREALATANSERQAEAAKNNSHLLELLEQNTRLTELTKALSERIENLTSEMHQHVLNSTPSKS, encoded by the coding sequence ATGAGCACGACACCCAACAACAAACCCGCCGCCCCCGTCGATCACCTGCGCTTCCATCGTCCTCACGCCCACCTCGCGCCGACCTTTGGCGATGACAAGTTCGCCCTGCGCGCCGAGGCCTTTGCGCGGTTCTTTGGCACGCCAACTTTTCTCGGTGCCCAAACACTGATCGTCGCGGTGTGGATCGCCCTCAACATCTCCGGTGTGACCCACTTCGATGTCTATCCCTTCATCCTGCTCAACCTGGCGTTCAGCCTGCAGGCGGCGTATGCCGCACCTCTGATTCTGCTGGCCCAGACCCGTCAGGCGGCGCGGGATAAAGCGCAGTCCGATGCCGATGCCCAGCATCGTGAAGCGCTGGCGACCGCCAACAGTGAGCGACAGGCAGAGGCGGCGAAGAACAACTCGCACCTGCTGGAACTACTCGAGCAAAACACCCGCCTGACTGAACTGACCAAGGCGCTCAGCGAGCGCATCGAAAACCTGACCTCGGAAATGCATCAGCACGTGTTGAATTCGACGCCATCAAAAAGCTGA
- a CDS encoding CTP synthase C-terminal region-related (seleno)protein, which yields MENRVIRIALIGDYDPHVTAHQAIPVALEMAAEHGGQNVHGHWLATDSLHADTPLEGYDGFWCVPASPYRNMDGALRAIRFAREQGRPFLGTCGGFQHAVLEYARNVLGWTDAEHGETSPNAARVLLTQLACSLVEAIDSIHLREGSLIAKAYETAEIREGYRCNYGVNPEFEHALLRHDLQAVGHDSAHGLRALELRGHPFFVATLFQPERAALKGTLPPLVRAFIQASTGQPS from the coding sequence ATGGAAAACCGCGTTATCCGCATCGCCCTGATCGGCGACTATGACCCGCACGTCACCGCTCACCAGGCCATTCCCGTGGCCCTGGAGATGGCAGCCGAACACGGTGGCCAGAACGTGCATGGGCATTGGCTGGCGACTGACAGCCTCCACGCCGACACCCCGCTCGAGGGCTACGACGGTTTCTGGTGCGTGCCCGCGAGCCCCTACCGCAACATGGACGGCGCATTGCGGGCGATTCGTTTTGCCCGCGAACAAGGGCGGCCTTTCCTCGGCACCTGCGGCGGCTTTCAACACGCCGTGCTGGAATATGCGCGCAACGTGCTGGGCTGGACGGATGCCGAACATGGCGAGACATCGCCCAATGCTGCGCGGGTGTTGCTCACGCAGCTGGCCTGCTCGCTGGTGGAGGCCATCGACAGCATTCATTTGCGTGAAGGTTCGTTGATCGCCAAGGCGTACGAAACCGCTGAAATACGTGAAGGCTACCGCTGCAATTACGGTGTGAATCCTGAGTTCGAGCACGCCTTGCTCAGGCACGATCTCCAGGCCGTCGGACACGATTCGGCCCACGGCTTGCGAGCGCTGGAACTGCGAGGTCATCCGTTCTTTGTCGCCACCCTGTTCCAGCCCGAACGCGCCGCGCTCAAGGGCACCTTGCCGCCCCTGGTACGGGCATTCATCCAGGCCTCCACGGGGCAGCCCTCATGA
- a CDS encoding LysR family transcriptional regulator, with amino-acid sequence MLIPGAHYRLAFTHSIWAFSQVINAATHYRLDYPDLALILALVRGGSLVRASQLLRVDVSTVFRAVRRLEAALGQQLFEKSRAGYLPTSLAQSLAEQAERAEQALEAARIGVEQGGEVISGTVRLTCTDSVLQGLLLPALARFMPNYPALTIELSTSNDFANLSRRDADIALRLTRTPPEHLVGRRLAAVAYRVCASASYLQSVDPHDLAALTWIAPDEFLPDHPTIAWRRQALPGVTPAYRCNSMLSVTELVRVGLGVAALPDFLIGDGLQALGEPLQGYDSALWLLTRPDCRALRSVVTLFDELGRALKLP; translated from the coding sequence TTGTTGATTCCTGGCGCTCACTATAGATTGGCGTTCACGCACTCAATATGGGCGTTTTCCCAAGTGATCAATGCAGCCACGCACTATCGACTGGACTACCCGGACCTGGCCCTGATTCTGGCGTTGGTGCGTGGCGGCTCTCTGGTCCGGGCCTCGCAGCTGTTGCGGGTGGATGTCTCGACGGTGTTTCGTGCGGTGCGTCGACTGGAAGCCGCGCTGGGTCAGCAATTGTTCGAAAAGAGCCGCGCCGGCTACTTGCCGACCAGCCTGGCCCAGTCCTTGGCCGAGCAGGCCGAGCGCGCCGAACAGGCACTTGAGGCTGCGCGCATTGGCGTGGAGCAGGGCGGTGAAGTGATCAGCGGCACCGTGCGCCTGACCTGCACCGACTCGGTTCTGCAAGGTTTGTTGCTGCCGGCGCTAGCGCGGTTCATGCCCAATTACCCGGCACTGACCATCGAGCTCAGTACCTCCAACGACTTCGCCAACCTCAGCCGTCGCGATGCCGACATCGCCCTGCGCTTGACCCGCACCCCGCCCGAGCATTTGGTCGGGCGGCGACTGGCGGCTGTCGCGTACCGGGTGTGCGCCAGCGCTAGTTATCTGCAATCGGTCGATCCCCATGACCTCGCCGCATTGACCTGGATTGCCCCGGACGAATTCCTGCCCGATCACCCGACCATTGCCTGGCGTCGCCAGGCGTTGCCAGGTGTGACGCCCGCTTATCGCTGCAACAGCATGCTGTCGGTGACCGAACTGGTCCGGGTAGGGTTGGGGGTGGCGGCATTGCCGGACTTTCTGATCGGCGACGGATTGCAGGCGCTGGGTGAGCCACTGCAGGGTTATGACTCCGCGCTGTGGCTGCTGACCCGCCCGGATTGCCGCGCCCTGCGCTCGGTGGTCACGTTGTTTGATGAGCTGGGGCGGGCATTGAAGCTGCCCTGA